The Planctellipticum variicoloris DNA window TCGATCCCCTTGTGGGCCATGATCCGCCCGACGAACAGGACCCGCCGGGGCCGCGGCCAGGGGGCGATCGGGCGGTCGATGAAACCGGGGCCCACGGCGCCGTAGATGATCTGCGAGCGGTCGGCGAGTCCAGGGCGAATGGCGAACCGGCTGATTTCCAGGAACTGGGTGATGTAGCGATCGGTCGCGGGTTGGTTCCAGCCGCCCCCCCCGAGGTCAGTCACAAAGCAGGGCTTTCGCGCCGCGGCGGCGGCGCAGGCGGCGGTCGCGGTGACGAATGTGTGATGCTGGTGGCAGTGGATGGCGTCGAAGCGCTTCAAAGCCGGGACGAACCCCAGGGTCCGCGGGTTCCAGATTTTGCCTTTCACGAAGTCGCGAGCCGGGTAGATCTCGATCTGCAGCTCCCCGCGCTGGACCGAACGGCGCGCCGGCCCGAAGGTGAGAAGCGTCGTTTCGACGCGTTTCGCCATCGCGGCGGCGAGTTCGAGCGCGTACCGCTCGCCGCCGCCGATCATCGACTCGTCGGCAAAGTACGCCGGAGAGACGTGGACGACCCGCTTGACCTCGGCCGGCGGAAACGGCGTCGGGCCGCGGAGCCGGGCCGCGGCGGCAAGGAGTTGCTGTCCGACAAGGACGGCGGGTCGTTCCAGACGGGCGCGCAGCGAGTTCTTCATGGAGTCCATTCCATCAGGCGGGTGACGTCAGAAAACGTAGGTGGCGATCACCGCCAGCAGCACGATGACCGCCGTGGCGATGACCCACGGAGGATAGCTCGAACGGTGCGAGTCTTCCTCCGAAAGATACTCCCCGCAGGCCGGGCACTGCTGGGCGTCTTCGTGAATTTCCGCCCGGCAGTGAGGGCAGGGAATGGTCGGCTCCTCGTCGTCGTCTGAACCGAAGTCGTCGCCGCCCTCGTCCCAGTCGGGGCTCCAGTCGTCGTCGTCGTTGTGGTCATCGCGGTGGCGGGGCATGGCTGGGGGACATTCCCGGAGGGGCGGTGGCTTGTCGGTCGTGCCGCCGATACGGCACAATCGCGGCATCATGACACATTTTTCCACCCGACTGAATGCCGCCATCCGGGCGAAGGGGACGCCGGCTCTCGTGGGACTCGATCCCCGGTTCGACTGGCTCCCGCCGGACATCGTCGCGCGCGCCCGCCAGAACCATGCGTACGAGGCCGCCGTCGCCGCGGCCGCGTTCGAAGAATTCTGCGTCCGGCTGATCGACGTCGTCGCGCCGCTGGTCCCGGCGGTGAAACCGCAGGCCGCTTTCTTCGAAGAATACGGCCCCGACGGCTGCCTGGCCCTGGCCCGCGTCATGCGCTACGCCCGCGCCGCCGGGTTGATCGTCATCTGCGACGCCAAGCGAGGCGACATCGGCACCACGGCGGAAGCCTACGCCCGCGCGTATCTCGCCGGGTCCGATCCGCAGGCGACGCCCTGGCACGCCGACGCTCTGACGGTCAATCCCTACCTCGGCAGCGACACGCTGGAGCCGTTCGTCAAGGTCGCCGTCGAGCGGGGAGCGGGGATCTACGTGCTGGTCCGGACGAGCAATCCCGGCGCAGGGACGTTCCAAGACCGGCTGGAGAACGGACAGTCGCTGTATCAGAAAGTCGCCGAGGTCGTCGAAGGACTCTCCGCCGCCCACGCCGACGCCTCCGGCTTCGGTCCGGTCGGGGCGGTTGTCGGGGCGACGTATCCCCGCGAGCTGGTCGAGCTGCGGGCGGCGATGCCGCACGTGCCGCTGCTGGTGCCGGGGTACGGCAGCCAGGGAGGGACCGCGGCCGATGTCGCCGGCGCTTTCAACCAGGAGGGCCTCGGCGGGATCGTCAATAACTCGCGCGGGATCAACTTCGCCTTCCGTTCGGGGAAGCTGGCGGAGGAATTCGGCGTCGCGAAGTGGGAAGCCGCGGCGGAGGCCGCCACCCGGCAGATGATCGCCGACCTGGCGCAGCACACGCCGGCGGGACGCCTGCAGAAGTAGGGTGAGTCGAGTCTTCGAGGCTCACCAGAACACTCATGTGAGTTGAAGCGTGAACAGGCCCTGAGACAGGACGCCTTGATGCCCGAACCGGGCCCCTACCGTACGCTGCAGGCCGACAAGATTGTCGAGACGGTGGCGCGTCTGGAACGCCGGATTCACGAGCGGTTCCCCGACTCGGGACTCGTCCGCGTCGCCGCGGAACTGCACCAGATCGCCCGCGAGTCGGTCGTCCGGGCCCAGCAGATCCGGCAGCCGAACATCGGCCTGCGGATCGGGATCGGGTTGCTAATGTCGCTCCTGGCGGTCGTGCTGGGGATGCTGATCAGCCAGTTGCACTTCGACCGCGAACATCTGCGGGCGCTGTTCGACCCGGAGAACTTCGTTCAAGTCTTCGAGGCCGGCCTCGGAAGTCTGGTTTTCCTCGGCGCGGCGATGCTGTTCCTGGCGTCGCTGGAACTGCGCTGGAAGCGGCAGCGGGCCTTGGAGGCGTTTCGCGAACTCCGCGCCATCGCTCACATCGTCGACATGCATCAGTTGACGAAGGACCCGGAATCGACGCTCCGCGGCGGACCGGCGACGCCGTCGTCGCCCAAGCGGACCCTCTCGCCGTTCATGCTGAATCGCTACCTCGACTACTGCAACGAGCTGCTGTCGCTGGTGAGCAAGCTGGGGGCGATTTACGTGCAGGATTTTCCCGACCCGGTGGCGCTGGAGTCGGTCGATCAACTCGCAGACCTGACCAGCGGGCTGTCGCGGAGCATCTGGCAGAAAATGGTCATTCTGGATCAGGTGGTGTCGGACGCGGGGCGGCAGAGCTGGCTGACCGGGAGCGCGGGGGCTCCGCCGACCGCGCCGGTTTCTGCCGATCGTCCCGCAGGCGATCAATAGATCGTCAGGAATCGACCATTCGCGAACAGCATGGTCATCGCATAGTCGAGCGCAGCCAGACACAGCAGCAATCCGAGCAGGATCCCATGCGGGCGCTCGAGACGCGTGCGGATCGTCACGAGCGCGGCGACGAACAACGCGGGTGCCAGATAGGCCAGCGCCATGCCATACGGCCGGCCGAGCGTATAGTCGGGCGACGCCGAACGCGAAAGGCCGAGCAGCACAATGACTGGCTGCACGGCGTGTGCGAGCATCCATTTGGCA harbors:
- a CDS encoding zinc ribbon domain-containing protein; its protein translation is MMPRLCRIGGTTDKPPPLRECPPAMPRHRDDHNDDDDWSPDWDEGGDDFGSDDDEEPTIPCPHCRAEIHEDAQQCPACGEYLSEEDSHRSSYPPWVIATAVIVLLAVIATYVF
- the pyrF gene encoding orotidine-5'-phosphate decarboxylase gives rise to the protein MTHFSTRLNAAIRAKGTPALVGLDPRFDWLPPDIVARARQNHAYEAAVAAAAFEEFCVRLIDVVAPLVPAVKPQAAFFEEYGPDGCLALARVMRYARAAGLIVICDAKRGDIGTTAEAYARAYLAGSDPQATPWHADALTVNPYLGSDTLEPFVKVAVERGAGIYVLVRTSNPGAGTFQDRLENGQSLYQKVAEVVEGLSAAHADASGFGPVGAVVGATYPRELVELRAAMPHVPLLVPGYGSQGGTAADVAGAFNQEGLGGIVNNSRGINFAFRSGKLAEEFGVAKWEAAAEAATRQMIADLAQHTPAGRLQK
- a CDS encoding glycosyltransferase family 4 protein; the protein is MKNSLRARLERPAVLVGQQLLAAAARLRGPTPFPPAEVKRVVHVSPAYFADESMIGGGERYALELAAAMAKRVETTLLTFGPARRSVQRGELQIEIYPARDFVKGKIWNPRTLGFVPALKRFDAIHCHQHHTFVTATAACAAAAARKPCFVTDLGGGGWNQPATDRYITQFLEISRFAIRPGLADRSQIIYGAVGPGFIDRPIAPWPRPRRVLFVGRIMAHKGIDSLILAVDPDTELTIIGRVYEERYFADLQQLAAGRNVTFNTNASDDDLAKAYGSAAVFVLPSVYTDMYSKPHPKAELLGLVMLESLASETPVVCTQVGGMPEFIDEGVTGFIVPPSDPAALGVRIRELLDDPARAQQMGAAGRRAVLERFTWDQVALRCLAAYRGVANSE